From one Macaca nemestrina isolate mMacNem1 chromosome 5, mMacNem.hap1, whole genome shotgun sequence genomic stretch:
- the LOC105496207 gene encoding small integral membrane protein 8 isoform X1 — MKMSSAPEPPAFKPPKEKDFQSPGLRRVRTTTLFRAVNPELFIKPNKPVMAFGLVTLSLCVAYIGYLHATQENKKDLYEAIDSEGHSYMRRKTSKWD, encoded by the exons ATGAAGATGTCTTCAGCACCTGAGCCTCCAGCATTCAAACCACCCAAAGAGAAAGACTTTCAAAGCCCGGGGCTCAGACGGGTGCGCACAACAACCTTATTTCGTGCTGTGAATCCAGAGCTCTTCATTAAACCT AACAAACCTGTAATGGCTTTCGGATTGGTAACTCTTTCACTTTGCGTGGCATATATTGGTTATCTGCATGCAACACAAGAGAATAAAAAGGACCTCTATGAAGCTATTGATAGTGAGGGGCACAGTTACATGAGGCGGAAAACATCCAAATGGGATTAG